A stretch of Eulemur rufifrons isolate Redbay chromosome 5, OSU_ERuf_1, whole genome shotgun sequence DNA encodes these proteins:
- the ADCYAP1 gene encoding pituitary adenylate cyclase-activating polypeptide — translation MTMCSGARLALLVYGIIMHSSVYSSPAAAGLRFPGIRPEDEAYDGDGNPGPDFYDSDSPGAGSPASARHDAYALYYPAQRRDVAQGILNEAYRKVLDQLSARKYLQSLVAKGVGGTLSGGAEDDSEPLSKRHSDGIFTDSYSRYRKQMAVKKYLAAVLGKRYKQRVKNKGRRIAYL, via the exons ATGACCATGTGTAGCGGAGCGAGGTTGGCCCTGCTGGTCTATGGGATAATAATGCACAGCAGCGTCTACAGCTCACCTGCCGCCGCCGGACTCCGGTTTCCCGGGATCAG GCCAGAGGACGAGGCGTACGACGGGGACGGAAACCCGGGGCCAGACTTCTACGACTCGGACTCGCCAGGCGCAGGGAGCCCCGCCTCCGCGCGGCACGACGCCTACGCGCTGTACTACCCCGCGCAGAGGAG AGATGTCGCCCAGGGGATCCTTAATGAGGCCTACCGCAAAGTGCTGGACCAGCTGTCCGCCAGGAAGTACCTGCAGTCGCTCGTGGCCAAGGGCGTGGG TGGGACCCTGAGCGGCGGCGCGGAGGACGACTCGGAGCCGCTCTCCAAGCGCCACTCCGACGGAATCTTCACGGACAGCTACAGTCGCTACAGGAAACAAATGGCTGTCAAGAAATACTTGGCGGCCGTCCTAGGGAAAAGGTATAAACAAAGGGTTAAAAACAAAGGACGCAGAATAGCGTATTTGTAG